A stretch of Camelina sativa cultivar DH55 chromosome 18, Cs, whole genome shotgun sequence DNA encodes these proteins:
- the LOC104763360 gene encoding uncharacterized protein LOC104763360 produces the protein MARFMSGLNQDVQDRVEMEHYVEIEEMLHKAILVEKQLKRKSYTRITFGAGSSNSKPSYQKEEKSVALPKAEVKPIVANQVTKDKSEATRTRARDVMCYKCHGRGHYAHECSNRRTMILLESGEFESENEEVISDSLEELKEIPAKCEILVARRSLSVQTAIVEHEQRENLFHTRCHVRDKVCCLIIDGWSCTNVASETMVKKLGLTTEKHPNPYKLQWLNDDGEMKVSIQVKVPIVIGKYEDEVLCDVLPMEASHILLGRPWQSDWRTSHDGFTNRYSFEFKGKKIILVPLTPHEVYQDQLIPSTGKKQTP, from the coding sequence ATGGCTAGATTCATGAGTGGGTTGAACCAAGATGTCCAGGATAGGGTTGAGATGGAGCATTATGTGGAGATTGAAGAGATGTTACACAAAGCAATCTTGGTGGAAAAGCAACTCAAGAGAAAAAGTTATACGCGGATAACTTTTGGTGCTGGTTCATCTAACTCAAAACCAAGTTACCAGAAGGAAGAAAAGTCAGTTGCTCTTCCAAAGGCTGAAGTGAAGCCAATTGTTGCCAATCAAGTTACCAAGGACAAATCTGAGGCTACTAGAACCCGAGCTCGTGATGTGATGTGTTATAAGTGTCATGGGAGAGGACACTATGCACATGAGTGCTCCAACAGAAGAACCATGATTCTCTTGGAGAGTGGAGAGTTCGAATCAGAAAATGAAGAGGTAATTTCTGATTCACTAGAAGAACTTAAAGAAATTCCAGCAAAATGCGAGATATTGGTGGCAAGGAGGTCACTAAGTGTTCAAACTGCGATTGTGGAACATGAGCAAAGGGAGAATCTATTTCATACAAGGTGCCATGTCCGAGATAAGGTATGTTGTCTCATAATTGATGGTTGGAGTTGTACTAATGTGGCGAGTGAAACAATGGTTAAGAAGCTTGGGCTGACTACGGAGAAGCACCCAAATCCATATAAGCTACAATGGcttaatgatgatggtgagatgaAGGTTAGTATCCAAGTAAAGGTTCCTATTGTCATTGGGAAATATGAGGATGAGGTTTTGTGCGATGTTCTACCTATGGAGGCTAGTCATATTCTTCTAGGAAGACCATGGCAATCTGACTGGAGAACAAGCCATGATGGTTTCACCAACCGTTATTCTTTTGAGTTCAAAGGCAAGAAAATCATCTTAGTTCCATTGACACCTCATGAAGTTTATCAAGATCAGTTGATTCCTAGTAcaggaaagaaacaaacaccatGA